From a region of the Daphnia pulicaria isolate SC F1-1A chromosome 1, SC_F0-13Bv2, whole genome shotgun sequence genome:
- the LOC124318139 gene encoding uncharacterized protein LOC124318139, translated as MLYSRQIKPWELKIEELNLIKIPGQRQPSYPQEIQVLLLLLLTSHQQKSLIAWINIIPFWIGETSVGALSQNLLCPRVLPCEVWLYSRGHSFAFLPGGFKSSADRALCVWKPGCISQAER; from the exons ATGCTGTATAGCAGGCAAATAAAACCATGGGAGCTTaaaatagaagagttaaacctgaTTAAA ATTCCAGGCCAGAGACAGCCATCATATCCACAGGAAATTCAAGTTTTGCTTCTGTTGCTATTGACCAGTCACCAGCAAAAATCCCTCATCGCTTGG ataaaCATCATCCCGTTTTGGATTGGAGAAACTTCTGTTGGAGCTCTTTCTCAAAATCTtctctgtcctcgtgtactCCCATGTGAGGTGTGgctgtattcacgaggacactcTTTTGCTTTCCTTCCTGGTGGATTCAAATCTTCAGCAGACAGAGCACTTTGTGTATGGaagcctggctgtatttcccaggctgaaAG